Proteins from one Setaria italica strain Yugu1 chromosome V, Setaria_italica_v2.0, whole genome shotgun sequence genomic window:
- the LOC101783253 gene encoding beta-glucosidase 5 isoform X1 — MAAAIAAFSLLLFLSVQGASPVLGFTRSDFPEDFVFGSATSAYQYEGAVAEDGRSPSIWDTFTHAGRMRDKSNGDVAADGYHKYKDDVKLVADTNLEAYRFSISWSRLIPKGRGDVNPQGLEYYNNLIDELVRHGVQVHVMMCHLDLPQVLEDEYSGWLSPRIVEDFTAYADVCFREFGDRVSYWTTLDEANVATVASYDNGQFAPGRCSDPFGVTKCTVGNSSVEPYIAQHNTLLAHASAARLYRGKYQAMQKGVIGINIFTMWSYPLTNSTADLKASQRFRDFYFGWVLEPLVFGDYPQAMKKNVGSRLPPFTKIQSEAIRDTLDFIGINYYYSLYVNDHPLEKGIHDFALDISVECRGSRIDPPIGQGRPTSIPADPEGLQLLVEYLNEAYGNLPIYIQETGYETKNGSLHDTDRVGYMKNHIRSTLTALRNGANVKGYFAWSFTDMFEFGSGFRSQYGLYRVDFEDEALPRQARLSARWYSEFLKNKEIQISEENELDGAGSHAQQ, encoded by the exons ATGgctgccgccattgccgccttcTCCCTCCTGCTGTTCCTCTCCGTCCAGGGCGCGTCTCCCGTTCTTGGCTTCACGAGGAGCGACTTCCCCGAAGATTTCGTCTTCGGATCCGCTACCTCTGCCTATCAG TACGAGGGTGCCGTTGCAGAGGATGGCAGGAGCCCGAGCATCTGGGACACCTTCACTCACGCAG GGAGAATGAGGGACAAGAGCAATGGGGATGTAGCCGCCGACGGGTACCACAAGTACAAG GATGACGTCAAGCTTGTAGCTGACACTAACCTGGAGGCTTATAGATTCTCCATCTCCTGGTCCAGGCTTATACCAA aaggaaggggagatgTCAATCCACAAGGGTTAGAGTACTACAACAATCTTATAGATGAGCTAGTGAGACATG GTGTCCAAGTACATGTTATGATGTGCCATTTGGATCTCCCTCAGGTTCTCGAAGATGAGTATAGTGGATGGTTAAGCCCTAGAATTGT GGAAGATTTCACAGCATATGCAGATGTGTGCTTCAGGGAGTTTGGCGACAGGGTTTCATACTGGACTACTCTGGATGAAGCCAATGTCGCTACAGTTGCATCATACGATAATGGACAATTTGCACCTGGGCGATGTTCTGATCCATTCGGAGTAACAAAATGTACGGTGGGGAACTCAAGTGTGGAACCATATATAGCACAGCATAACACGTTATTGGCACATGCATCAGCTGCCAGGCTGTATAGAGGAAAATATCAA GCAATGCAAAAAGGAGTTATTGGCATAAATATATTCACAATGTGGTCATACCCATTAACAAACTCCACTGCTGATTTAAAAGCATCTCAGAGATTTCGGGATTTCTACTTCGGCTG GGTACTAGAGCCATTGGTGTTTGGAGATTACCCGCAGGCAATGAAGAAGAATGTTGGTTCTCGTCTGCCACCGTTCACAAAAATCCAATCTGAAGCCATCAGGGATACTCTAGATTTCATTGGAATAAACTACTATTATTCTTTGTATGTCAACGACCACCCTTTAGAAAAAGGCATTCACGACTTCGCACTTGACATCTCTGTTGAGTGTAGAG GTTCAAGAATTGATCCGCCAATTGGTCAG GGCCGCCCAACATCTATTCCGGCTGATCCCGAAGGATTGCAACTTTTGGTGGAGTATCTGAATGAAGCCTATGGGAACCTTCCCATTTATATCCAAGAGACAG GTTATGAAACCAAAAATGGCAGCCTCCATGATACCGACAGGGTTGGTTACATGAAGAACCACATAAGGAGCACATTGACTGCACTAAG GAACGGAGCCAATGTCAAAGGCTACTTCGCGTGGTCCTTCACGGACATGTTCGAGTTCGGGTCAGGATTCAGGTCGCAATACGGCCTGTACCGCGTCGACTTCGAGGACGAGGCGCTTCCAAGGCAAGCCAGGCTCTCTGCTCGCTGGTACTCCGAGTTCCTCAAGAACAAGGAGATCCAGATCAGTGAAGAGAACGAGCTCGACGGTGCAGGATCACACGCTCAGCAATGA
- the LOC101783253 gene encoding beta-glucosidase 5 isoform X2: MRDKSNGDVAADGYHKYKDDVKLVADTNLEAYRFSISWSRLIPKGRGDVNPQGLEYYNNLIDELVRHGVQVHVMMCHLDLPQVLEDEYSGWLSPRIVEDFTAYADVCFREFGDRVSYWTTLDEANVATVASYDNGQFAPGRCSDPFGVTKCTVGNSSVEPYIAQHNTLLAHASAARLYRGKYQAMQKGVIGINIFTMWSYPLTNSTADLKASQRFRDFYFGWVLEPLVFGDYPQAMKKNVGSRLPPFTKIQSEAIRDTLDFIGINYYYSLYVNDHPLEKGIHDFALDISVECRGSRIDPPIGQGRPTSIPADPEGLQLLVEYLNEAYGNLPIYIQETGYETKNGSLHDTDRVGYMKNHIRSTLTALRNGANVKGYFAWSFTDMFEFGSGFRSQYGLYRVDFEDEALPRQARLSARWYSEFLKNKEIQISEENELDGAGSHAQQ; this comes from the exons ATGAGGGACAAGAGCAATGGGGATGTAGCCGCCGACGGGTACCACAAGTACAAG GATGACGTCAAGCTTGTAGCTGACACTAACCTGGAGGCTTATAGATTCTCCATCTCCTGGTCCAGGCTTATACCAA aaggaaggggagatgTCAATCCACAAGGGTTAGAGTACTACAACAATCTTATAGATGAGCTAGTGAGACATG GTGTCCAAGTACATGTTATGATGTGCCATTTGGATCTCCCTCAGGTTCTCGAAGATGAGTATAGTGGATGGTTAAGCCCTAGAATTGT GGAAGATTTCACAGCATATGCAGATGTGTGCTTCAGGGAGTTTGGCGACAGGGTTTCATACTGGACTACTCTGGATGAAGCCAATGTCGCTACAGTTGCATCATACGATAATGGACAATTTGCACCTGGGCGATGTTCTGATCCATTCGGAGTAACAAAATGTACGGTGGGGAACTCAAGTGTGGAACCATATATAGCACAGCATAACACGTTATTGGCACATGCATCAGCTGCCAGGCTGTATAGAGGAAAATATCAA GCAATGCAAAAAGGAGTTATTGGCATAAATATATTCACAATGTGGTCATACCCATTAACAAACTCCACTGCTGATTTAAAAGCATCTCAGAGATTTCGGGATTTCTACTTCGGCTG GGTACTAGAGCCATTGGTGTTTGGAGATTACCCGCAGGCAATGAAGAAGAATGTTGGTTCTCGTCTGCCACCGTTCACAAAAATCCAATCTGAAGCCATCAGGGATACTCTAGATTTCATTGGAATAAACTACTATTATTCTTTGTATGTCAACGACCACCCTTTAGAAAAAGGCATTCACGACTTCGCACTTGACATCTCTGTTGAGTGTAGAG GTTCAAGAATTGATCCGCCAATTGGTCAG GGCCGCCCAACATCTATTCCGGCTGATCCCGAAGGATTGCAACTTTTGGTGGAGTATCTGAATGAAGCCTATGGGAACCTTCCCATTTATATCCAAGAGACAG GTTATGAAACCAAAAATGGCAGCCTCCATGATACCGACAGGGTTGGTTACATGAAGAACCACATAAGGAGCACATTGACTGCACTAAG GAACGGAGCCAATGTCAAAGGCTACTTCGCGTGGTCCTTCACGGACATGTTCGAGTTCGGGTCAGGATTCAGGTCGCAATACGGCCTGTACCGCGTCGACTTCGAGGACGAGGCGCTTCCAAGGCAAGCCAGGCTCTCTGCTCGCTGGTACTCCGAGTTCCTCAAGAACAAGGAGATCCAGATCAGTGAAGAGAACGAGCTCGACGGTGCAGGATCACACGCTCAGCAATGA